The genomic DNA GCGCCGAGGCAACGATCAAGCTGCGTCAGGCAGTGGTGGCTGACAGCGAAGCGCAGTTGCGCAAAAGCGAGGCGGATCTGCGGCGTAACAAGGAGCTGGTGGGTGACGGTTCGGTGTCCAAACGAGAGATGGACGTGGCGCTGGCGGCCAATGCACAAAGTGTCGCGGCAGTGGCGCAGGCCAAGGCCAATCTGGAAATTGCCCGTCAGGATCTGCAAACGGTGATCGTCAATCGCGGTTCGCTGGAGGCGGCGGTGGCCAGCGCCGAAGCGGCGGTGCAACTGGCGCGGATCGACCTGTCGAACACCCGCATCGTCGCCCCGCGCGACGGTCAGCTCGGGCAAATCGGCGTGCGCCTCGGCGCCTACGTCAACTCCGGAGCGCAGTTGATGGCGTTGGTGCCGAACCAGAAATGGGTGATCGCCAACATGAAGGAAACCCAGATGGACAACGTGCGAGTCGGGCAACCGGTGCGCTTCACCGTCGATGCGTTGAACCACCGCAAATTCACCGGGCACGTGCAGCATATTTCGCCGGGCACCGGTTCGGAATTTGCCTTGTTGCAGGCGGATAACGCCACCGGCAACTTCGTCAAAATCGCCCAGCGGGTGCCGGTGCGCATCACCATTGATCCGGATCAGCAGGAAGAGGAGCGACTGCGGCCGGGGATGTCGGTGGTGGTGAGTATCGATACGGCGGCCGGTGACACACAACCGCATTGATCCACACATAACCCTGCGGGTGTGCAAAAGTAGTGGGCATCACGCGAAGCACGGTGGGAGGGGGCTTGCTCCCGAACGCGGCGGTCCAGTGAATAATGATGCCGGTTGATACACCGCCTTCGGGAGCAAGCCCCCTCCCACAGTCGGGCTGTGTTTATCCAGTGATCATCGGTGGCAGTGTGCCGAGCAGCGAAACGGCAGCGACAGCGCCAATCCCGAGCAACCACTCCAGCACCACACTGCGTCTGAGCGCGCCCATGCGCTGCGCGCAATCCTCAATCCGCAAGCGGTTGAACAGCGCCAGCCCGAGCATCCCCAGCACGATCATCGCCTTGATCAACAGAATCAGCGCAAACCCCGTGAACAGCGGTGTCGGCCACCATTGCCCCGTCAGCACGCGAACGTTGATCAACCCGCTGATCAGCAGCCCGGCAACCAGCGCATAGCCGATCCCGCTGAAGCGTCGCAGAATCTCGCGCATCGGTTCACTGGGCTGGCGCACAATCATCACCAGCAGCAACAACCCGCCAAGCCACGCCGCCACGCAGGTCAGGTGGACGATCTGGTTGAGAATCAACAGTTGGCCGCTGAGACCATCGAGCATCGCGCCATGACCGACCGGCGCCAGCGTCGCCAACAGCAGCGCGCTCAAGCCCAAGCGTAGCGGCAGGTTCGAACGCCACGGCGTAAACAGCAACGCCAGCAGCACCGCGTTGATCAGCAGGTGCCAGCGCCAGACCTGACCGAAAAACGTATTACCCAACACCAGCGCAACCGTGTCCGGATCAAACGCTGCCGCCGCCGAACCGGCCATGCTCGCGGTGATTAACAGCGCCCAAACGATGCCACTGGCCAGCGCAACGGCGGCGAGCCAACGAGCCAGCCGCGCCAGATGCCGATCCAGCTCCGGCGCGTCACCCTTGAGCAGCAATGGCCGGAACAGCCAGGCGCCGAACAGCATCAACACCACGGTGAAATGCAGGAACCGGCACAGCACCAGCGCTTCACTCATGAATTACTGGCCAACCTTGAACTGGTAGGCGCCTTCGCTTTTATGTGTGTCGACCGACACGGCGTGCCATTCGACTTTGTATTCACCGGCAGTCAGTGGCGCGGCCGGGGTGACGATCAGGGTTTTCTTGTCTTTGCCTTCGGTGGTCAGCGGTTTGACCGCGACTGGCGCGCCATCCTTGGTCAGGGTGACTTTGGTGAAGGTCGCTTCAACGCCTTCGGAAAACGTCAGACGAAGATCCGCCGGAGCGACGACGGAGCTGTCGGCAGCCGGGGTCTGGCTTTTCAGGTGGGCGTGGGCAAATACCGAGGATGCGGCGCACAGCGAAGCGAGCAGGGCAGTGGTGGTCAGAACGTTCTTGAGCAGCATCGCGGATACCTCTGAGGCAGGATCGAAGAAACCGCCAGTTTAGCCATCCGGCCAGCGCTGTACGAAGTTTTGTTTTCAGCGGTCGCCTCGGTGATAGAGCGGGTGCTAGTCTTCAACAACGTTGTTGTCAGGGAGCCCACATGGGCAATCACAAGATCGAGATTCGTCGCAGTAACGTCGAAAAAATTCTTCTGGCGGCGGAAAAAGTCTTCGCCGAAAAAGGCTTTGGCAGTACCGCCATGGCCGACATCGCCGCCGAAGTGCAACTGCCGCGTTCCAATCTGCACTACTACTTCTCAACCAAGAGCGAGCTGTACAGCGCGGTGCTGTTTGATCTGTTGGAAGTGTGGAAACAGGACGCGTTGTGCTTCGAGATGTTCGATGACCCGCGCGTGGTGCTCAGCAGCTACATCCGCGCCAAGATGAACCACTCGCGCAGCCGGCCTTACGGCTCGAAAGTCTGGGCCAATGAAATCATCCACGGCGCGCCGACCTTGGGCGAGGCGCTGGACGTCAGCCTGTATGACTGGGCGAAGATGAAGGAAGCGAAGATCCGCCAATGGGTCGAGGACAAGCGCATCCTGCCGGTGGAGCCGTCGAGCCTGCTGTACATGATCTGGGCCTCGACCCAGCATTACGCCGACTTCGATCATCAGGTGAATATCTTGAATGACCACCAGCCGCTGTCGGACATGCAGTTCGAACGGGCGGTGCAGACGGTGACCAGTGTGATTTTGCGTGGAATCGGCCTGGAGCCTTGAGTCTTGCGGTGAACAGACTGGCCTCTTCGCGAGCAGGCTCGCTCCCACAGGGGAATGCATTCCAACTGTGGGAGCGAGCCTGCTCGCGAAAGCGTCAGTTCAGACGCTACCTGCCTTAAGGTGAGACATGGTAGGGATTCCTCGGATCATGATTCCAGTCCAGAAACGGCTTGCCCGAATCCATCGGTACCATCTCGATGCAGTCCGCCACCGGACAGGTGATCTGGCACAAATTGCACCCCACACATTCATCATTAATCACTTCATATTTATGTGTCCCGTCCGCCTGCTTCAGACTGCTGATCGCCTGATGTGAAGTGTCCTCGCAGGCAATGTGGCAACGCCCGCAGCCAATGCACGCCGCCTGATCAATCTTGGCGATGACCTGATAGTTGATGTCGAGATACTTCCAGTCCGTGGTGTTGCCCACCGCGCGTCCCGAGAACTCGGCGATGTTGGCGTAACCCTGACTGTCCATCCACCGTGACAAGCCGTCCTTCATCTCCTCGACAATGCGGAAACCATGCAGCATCGCCGCCGTGCACACCTGCACTGCGCCGCTGCCCAGCGCCATGAACTCCGCCGCATCGCGCCAACTGCCGATGCCGCCGATCCCGCAGATCGGCAAGCCCTGGGTCTGTGGATCACGGGCGATTTCCGCGACCATGTTCAACGCAATCGGCTTGACTGCCGAACCGCAATAACCGCCGTGAGTGCTTTTGCTGCCGACGGTGGGCAGGGCGACCATGTGTTCCAGGTCGACGCTGGTGATCGAGTTGATGGTGTTGATCAGCGACACCGCATCGGCGCCACCGCGATGGGCGGCGCGGGCGGCGACGCGGATGTCGGTGATGTTCGGCGTCAGTTTGACGATCACTGGCAGCGAGCAATACGTCTTGCACCAGCGCGTCACCTGTTCGACATACTCCGGCACCTGACCGACCGCCGCACCCATGCCGCGTTCGGGCATGCCGTGCGGGCAGCCGAAATTCAGTTCGATGCCGTCGGCACCGGTGGCTTCCACCAGCGGCAGGATGTGTTTCCACGATTCCTCGACGCACGGCACCATCAGCGACACGATCAGCGCGCGATCTGGCCAGTCCTTCTTCACCTGGGTGATTTCACGCAGGTTGATTTCCAGCGAGCGGTCGGTGATCAGCTCGATGTTGTTGATGCCCAGCACTTCGCGATTGTTGCCGTAGTGCGCCGAGTAGCGCGAGGAGACGTTAACCGCCGCCGGATCTTCCCCGAGGGTTTTCCAGACCACGCCACCCCAACCGGCCTCGAAGGCGCGAACCACGTTGTAGGCCTTGTCGGTCGGCGGCGCGGACGCCAGCCAGAACGGATTAGGCGCTTTGATGCCGGCGAAGACTATCGAGAGATCGGCCATTTACGCAGCCTCCACGTTGAGCATCAGTTGAGCGTTGATGGCCTCGGCGGCCAGTTTGCCGTGCTGCACCGCCTGCACGGTGAGGTCTTGATCGAGGCTGGTGCAGTCACCACCGGCATACACACCGGGAATGCTGGTGCGCAGGTTCTCGTCGACCTGAATCCGTTCGCCCTGACGCTTGAGTTCGCGCGCCAATGGGTCGGCGAGAGCGCTGCCATCGAAGGCCTGGCCGATGGCTTTGAAGATCGCATCAGCAGCCAGTTCGAAGGTTTCTCCGGTGGTTTGCAGGCGACCGTCGACCAGATCGGTGCGGGCGAAACGCATGCCGCGCACATGGCCCTGAGCGTCGAGCAAGACTTCCTCCGGTTGCGCCCAGGTCAGCAGGCGTACCTGATTGGCCTTGGCGATGTCTTGTTCGTGGCCGGTGGCGCCCATGTCGGCGGCACCGCGGCGATACACCAGATTCACATCGCGGGCACCGAGGCGAGCCATCTGCACGGCCATGTCGATCGCGGTGTTGCCGGCGCCGAGGACGATGCAGCGCTCGGCCAATGGCAGCTGGGTGAGGTCATCGGCCTGGCGCAGTTCGCGGATGTAATCGGTGGCGGCGAGCAGGCCGGGGGCGTCTTCATGGGTCAAACCAAGTTGCTTGCTGGCATTGAGGCCGAGGCCAAGGAACACCGCGTCGAACTGCTGATGCAGGTCGCTGAGGGTCAGGTTGTCGCCGAGTTTCTGCCCGTGACGGATTTCGATGCCGCCGATCTGCAGGAGGAAATCCAGTTCCTTCTGCGCGTAATCATCGACCAGTTTGTACTTGGCGATCCCGTATTCATTCAGGCCGCCAGCCTTTTCCCGCGCTTCGAA from Pseudomonas baetica includes the following:
- a CDS encoding HlyD family secretion protein, with the protein product MTEPTTTTTNAIAATPEGVAPPSSPNTEPRSLRVRIISSLGFAAIAIVGVLIVLYAWQLPPFSSAVETTENALVRGQVTIIGPQLAGYVHEVPVQDFQFVKAGDLLVRLDDRIYQQRLDQSLAQLAVQKAALANVVQQRNSAEATIKLRQAVVADSEAQLRKSEADLRRNKELVGDGSVSKREMDVALAANAQSVAAVAQAKANLEIARQDLQTVIVNRGSLEAAVASAEAAVQLARIDLSNTRIVAPRDGQLGQIGVRLGAYVNSGAQLMALVPNQKWVIANMKETQMDNVRVGQPVRFTVDALNHRKFTGHVQHISPGTGSEFALLQADNATGNFVKIAQRVPVRITIDPDQQEEERLRPGMSVVVSIDTAAGDTQPH
- the copD gene encoding copper homeostasis membrane protein CopD, which codes for MSEALVLCRFLHFTVVLMLFGAWLFRPLLLKGDAPELDRHLARLARWLAAVALASGIVWALLITASMAGSAAAAFDPDTVALVLGNTFFGQVWRWHLLINAVLLALLFTPWRSNLPLRLGLSALLLATLAPVGHGAMLDGLSGQLLILNQIVHLTCVAAWLGGLLLLVMIVRQPSEPMREILRRFSGIGYALVAGLLISGLINVRVLTGQWWPTPLFTGFALILLIKAMIVLGMLGLALFNRLRIEDCAQRMGALRRSVVLEWLLGIGAVAAVSLLGTLPPMITG
- the copC gene encoding copper homeostasis periplasmic binding protein CopC — its product is MLLKNVLTTTALLASLCAASSVFAHAHLKSQTPAADSSVVAPADLRLTFSEGVEATFTKVTLTKDGAPVAVKPLTTEGKDKKTLIVTPAAPLTAGEYKVEWHAVSVDTHKSEGAYQFKVGQ
- a CDS encoding TetR/AcrR family transcriptional regulator; this translates as MGNHKIEIRRSNVEKILLAAEKVFAEKGFGSTAMADIAAEVQLPRSNLHYYFSTKSELYSAVLFDLLEVWKQDALCFEMFDDPRVVLSSYIRAKMNHSRSRPYGSKVWANEIIHGAPTLGEALDVSLYDWAKMKEAKIRQWVEDKRILPVEPSSLLYMIWASTQHYADFDHQVNILNDHQPLSDMQFERAVQTVTSVILRGIGLEP
- the preA gene encoding NAD-dependent dihydropyrimidine dehydrogenase subunit PreA, producing the protein MADLSIVFAGIKAPNPFWLASAPPTDKAYNVVRAFEAGWGGVVWKTLGEDPAAVNVSSRYSAHYGNNREVLGINNIELITDRSLEINLREITQVKKDWPDRALIVSLMVPCVEESWKHILPLVEATGADGIELNFGCPHGMPERGMGAAVGQVPEYVEQVTRWCKTYCSLPVIVKLTPNITDIRVAARAAHRGGADAVSLINTINSITSVDLEHMVALPTVGSKSTHGGYCGSAVKPIALNMVAEIARDPQTQGLPICGIGGIGSWRDAAEFMALGSGAVQVCTAAMLHGFRIVEEMKDGLSRWMDSQGYANIAEFSGRAVGNTTDWKYLDINYQVIAKIDQAACIGCGRCHIACEDTSHQAISSLKQADGTHKYEVINDECVGCNLCQITCPVADCIEMVPMDSGKPFLDWNHDPRNPYHVSP
- a CDS encoding NAD(P)-dependent oxidoreductase, translated to MIETLNHLPHPHESAAALAGHFTDLAPPLNARQAHLEASRCLYCYDAPCVNACPSEIDIPSFIRNIHQDNVPGAAQKILSANILGGSCARVCPTEILCQQACVRNNAQECAPVLIGLLQRYAVDNANFTEHPFQRAAATGKRIAVVGAGPAGLSCAHRSAMHGHDVVIFEAREKAGGLNEYGIAKYKLVDDYAQKELDFLLQIGGIEIRHGQKLGDNLTLSDLHQQFDAVFLGLGLNASKQLGLTHEDAPGLLAATDYIRELRQADDLTQLPLAERCIVLGAGNTAIDMAVQMARLGARDVNLVYRRGAADMGATGHEQDIAKANQVRLLTWAQPEEVLLDAQGHVRGMRFARTDLVDGRLQTTGETFELAADAIFKAIGQAFDGSALADPLARELKRQGERIQVDENLRTSIPGVYAGGDCTSLDQDLTVQAVQHGKLAAEAINAQLMLNVEAA